The Solea senegalensis isolate Sse05_10M linkage group LG4, IFAPA_SoseM_1, whole genome shotgun sequence genome includes a region encoding these proteins:
- the tusc2b gene encoding tumor suppressor 2, mitochondrial calcium regulator b, translating into MGGSGSKSKGFWPFSGSGSVDDPTKDGNEQSIARVRSFTGATPFVFTRRSSLFFDEDGDLAHEFYEETIVTKNGRKKAKLKRVLKNLTPQGIIKLDHPCIHVDFPVVLCEA; encoded by the exons ATGGGTGGTAGTGGCTCCAAATCCAAAGGATTTTGGCCTTTTTCTGGCTCAGGTAGTGTGGACGATCCAACCAAAGATGGAAACGAGCAGTCAATTGCAAGAGTTCGGAGTTTCACTGGTGCAACCCCTTTTGTGTTTACCAGACGAAG CTCTCTGTTCTTTGATGAAGATGGTGACTTGGCCCACGAGTTTTATGAAGAGACAATTGTGACAAAAAATGGACGTAAAAAGGCCAAGCTGAAAAGGGTTCTCAAGAATCTAACACCTCAG GGAATTATAAAGTTGGACCACCCGTGCATCCATGTAGATTTCCCAGTTGTCCTCTGTGAAGCCTGA